In a genomic window of Stakelama saccharophila:
- the nuoH gene encoding NADH-quinone oxidoreductase subunit NuoH, which yields MTAFFESLGMMHGWAWFLATIVGILAIALPVMLAVAMVIYADRKIWAAMALRRGPNVVGPLGLLQSFADGLKVFLQETIIPSGANKGIFLLAPIITFTVALIVWAVVPFQPYVVLANINVGLLYVLAASSLGVYGVILAGWASNSKYPFYSAIRAAAQMVSYEVAIGFVLISVVLWSGSFNLTEIVEAQRDIYGLGILNGFGFNILLFPMAVVFFISALAETQRPPFDLTEAESELVAGYQTEYSSMSFALFWLGEYANVILMCALNAILFWGGYLPPLDIPFLYAVPGIIWLLAKMCFFFFLFSWVKATVPRYRYDQLMRLGWKIFLPLSLVFVVLISGFLMLTRYGVPA from the coding sequence GTGACAGCCTTCTTCGAATCCCTGGGGATGATGCACGGCTGGGCATGGTTCCTCGCGACCATTGTCGGCATCCTCGCCATCGCGTTGCCGGTGATGTTGGCGGTCGCCATGGTGATCTATGCCGACCGCAAGATCTGGGCGGCGATGGCGCTCCGGCGCGGGCCGAACGTGGTCGGGCCGCTGGGATTGCTCCAGTCCTTCGCCGACGGCCTGAAGGTCTTCCTTCAGGAAACGATCATTCCGTCGGGCGCGAACAAGGGCATCTTCCTGCTCGCCCCGATCATCACCTTCACGGTCGCGCTGATCGTATGGGCGGTGGTGCCGTTCCAGCCCTATGTCGTGCTCGCGAACATCAATGTCGGCCTGCTCTACGTGCTCGCGGCCTCGTCGCTGGGCGTGTACGGCGTGATCCTGGCCGGTTGGGCGTCCAATTCCAAATATCCCTTCTATTCGGCGATCCGCGCGGCGGCGCAGATGGTGTCCTATGAGGTCGCGATCGGTTTCGTCCTGATCTCGGTCGTGCTCTGGTCGGGCAGCTTCAACCTGACGGAAATCGTCGAGGCGCAGCGTGATATCTATGGCCTGGGCATCCTGAACGGGTTCGGCTTCAACATCCTGCTGTTCCCGATGGCGGTGGTGTTCTTCATCTCCGCACTGGCGGAGACGCAGCGCCCGCCGTTCGACCTGACCGAGGCGGAATCGGAACTCGTCGCGGGCTATCAGACGGAATATTCGTCGATGAGCTTCGCGCTGTTCTGGCTGGGCGAATATGCCAACGTCATCCTGATGTGCGCGCTGAACGCGATCCTGTTCTGGGGCGGCTATCTGCCGCCGCTCGACATTCCGTTCCTCTACGCCGTGCCCGGCATCATCTGGCTGCTGGCCAAGATGTGCTTCTTCTTCTTCCTGTTCAGTTGGGTGAAGGCAACGGTCCCGCGCTATCGCTACGACCAGTTGATGCGGCTGGGCTGGAAGATTTTCCTGCCGCTGAGCCTGGTGTTCGTGGTGCTGATTTCCGGTTTCCTGATGCTCACCCGTTACGGAGTTCCCGCATGA